Proteins encoded by one window of Simkaniaceae bacterium:
- a CDS encoding lactonase family protein translates to MSSKIIFCLGMTLSFFSFLSSDTSLKLISSHYTPNSILARKSNFYPIVVSRRARYATCTGATWFHGNYLAVLNLFGKKVSVYEFNRDEKTFRCIQEFTNSDGAQFCEPTNLAASPDGKYLAITNSGASPETNLYAIDLKSHKVSPKPIMRIRAGSFVHGVRFSHDGKYLATAGWENKQQVTLYKMDQTGDRVQVKFVDKKAAQFPMMKPKGIIFTRNQRYLIVCYAFCVGHQTNAPENAMVVFRFDSDRGKILEVSDIKKFSGPFYPEDLALIHHDSEIILSNQGNDTITLYSFDPTLGKIGECLQTINGKEAALSFPHGMTVSSDEKYLVVTNFGDDKFNLYEVSDE, encoded by the coding sequence ATGAGTAGTAAGATAATATTTTGTCTGGGAATGACGTTAAGTTTTTTTTCTTTTCTATCCTCAGACACTTCTCTTAAATTGATTTCATCTCATTATACGCCAAATTCCATATTAGCGAGGAAATCCAATTTTTATCCAATTGTTGTTAGTCGTAGGGCCAGATATGCAACGTGTACCGGTGCAACATGGTTCCATGGAAATTACTTGGCTGTGCTGAATTTATTTGGGAAAAAAGTCTCAGTGTATGAATTCAATCGTGATGAAAAAACATTTCGCTGCATTCAAGAATTTACAAACTCGGATGGGGCCCAATTTTGTGAGCCGACCAATTTAGCCGCTTCTCCGGACGGAAAGTATTTGGCCATTACAAATAGCGGAGCTTCTCCGGAAACTAATTTATATGCCATTGATTTAAAATCTCACAAAGTAAGTCCCAAACCAATCATGCGGATACGAGCCGGATCGTTTGTCCATGGTGTTCGCTTTAGTCATGACGGGAAATATCTCGCAACGGCGGGCTGGGAAAACAAACAACAAGTTACACTCTACAAAATGGACCAAACCGGTGATCGAGTGCAGGTAAAATTTGTTGATAAAAAAGCGGCGCAATTCCCAATGATGAAACCTAAGGGAATTATTTTTACGCGTAATCAACGCTACCTCATTGTTTGTTATGCATTTTGTGTCGGACATCAGACAAATGCCCCGGAAAATGCGATGGTTGTCTTCCGATTTGATTCAGATAGAGGGAAAATACTGGAGGTCAGTGATATTAAAAAGTTTTCGGGACCTTTTTATCCTGAGGATTTAGCGCTGATTCATCATGATTCGGAAATTATTTTGTCCAATCAAGGCAATGATACGATAACGTTGTATTCTTTTGATCCAACATTGGGAAAAATTGGGGAGTGTCTGCAAACAATCAATGGAAAAGAGGCCGCTTTAAGTTTTCCTCATGGAATGACTGTATCTAGTGATGAAAAATACTTAGTCGTCACCAATTTCGGTGATGATAAATTTAATCTCTATGAAGTGAGTGATGAGTAG